A region of the Peredibacter starrii genome:
TAGATCTGGCCCGGGCCGGAACTCTGCCTTCACATTATTGCTACAATAAATTGAATTATCTCATGGACCCAACTGGCGTTCGCCAGGATCACTTCTATGTCGCTCGTGTGAGTGATGAGAATGGACAAGTCACAGGGATCAACGTTTCTGGATCAAAGATCGGTGGTGGCGTAGATAAAGCAATCGTCCTTTTCCCAGACCCAATGGGTGCCACGGGTGGAACGATTGTTGAGGCCTATGAGCACTACAAAAATAAAGTAGGCGGCACACCTCTTAAGATGGTGGCCCTGCATTTAATTATCACGCCTGAATATCTGGCGAAGGTTACTAAGGCCTGTCCTGATCTCGAGATTTTCGCTCTGAGAATCGACCGCGGCCTTTCTTCGGAAGCTGTTCTTAAAACAGAATTCGGAAAAAACTGGAAAGAAGAAAAAGGTTTAAACAATCATCAATACATTGTCCCAGGTGCCGGTGGTTTAGGAGAGATCCTGAACAACTCATACTGTTAGGACACGGAGGATCTATGGAACTTTATACACCTGAAGCTTTGATCGGAGAGGAAGAAATCGCTCTTCGTATTGAGGCCCTTGGTAAGGCCATCACTCAAGACTTCGAAAATGAAGATCTGGTTGTGATCTGTGTTCTTAAAGGTGCTTTCATGTTTTGCTCGGACCTGATTAAGAAAATCAATCGTCCACTCAAACTGGAATTCATCTCGCTTTCTAGTTACGGAGACTCGACTAATAGCTCTGGTAACGTTCGTCTTGAGATGGACATCACCGCCAATATTGAAGGAAAAAATGTCATCATCGTTGAAGACATTGTAGACACGGGTTTAACGATTAAAACTCTGATGGAACTTCTTTCAGTTCGTAATCCAAAGACAGTGAAGCTTGCTTCGCTTCTTTTTAAACCAGTGAAGCTTAAGCACAAGGTAAACATTGATTACCTTGGTT
Encoded here:
- a CDS encoding uracil phosphoribosyltransferase, which produces MAKDSQFEHLSFTPSEFKHHYGPNVHLVSSPLMLSLLAKLGRPDTHQPQINELVGMMYSHLIDHVIDQIFPRKFTKVETRMQAHFEGEIVDPSTPCVSVDLARAGTLPSHYCYNKLNYLMDPTGVRQDHFYVARVSDENGQVTGINVSGSKIGGGVDKAIVLFPDPMGATGGTIVEAYEHYKNKVGGTPLKMVALHLIITPEYLAKVTKACPDLEIFALRIDRGLSSEAVLKTEFGKNWKEEKGLNNHQYIVPGAGGLGEILNNSYC
- the hpt gene encoding hypoxanthine phosphoribosyltransferase, which translates into the protein MELYTPEALIGEEEIALRIEALGKAITQDFENEDLVVICVLKGAFMFCSDLIKKINRPLKLEFISLSSYGDSTNSSGNVRLEMDITANIEGKNVIIVEDIVDTGLTIKTLMELLSVRNPKTVKLASLLFKPVKLKHKVNIDYLGFEIEDKFVIGYGLDYAGRYRELPYIGILNAGN